From Roseimicrobium gellanilyticum, a single genomic window includes:
- a CDS encoding SHD1 domain-containing protein: MKKTLVCWAAISLTLTAVAGARTFTDKNGRTMEAEIVAKQGDQVRIKRADGQQFTVPATAFSPEDQEYIKTWQTPATASLTPRTPAKPGAPATPAAAPSGPADPRVKPGAVVALEFPSLPKDHNGNTATCNVRIPEDYDPTKPVPLLVWIAGGKGGNTPNGGFSLVDKGHYAIAALPYPSTAPTPADALDNPKDFDVIIDYHKAMLADLVKLLPNLDPKIRLVAGFSNGAHTIGTNISRGEGYFIDLFNAFIIIEGGGNKVDAKKKLRDKFAYLAWGNDLANKGGKNYMASYVCKTVKDARLQVTDHEMDGVGHAFPDSEKVLVKDWIEKTVVPGLAAGPKKP; encoded by the coding sequence ATGAAGAAAACTCTGGTTTGCTGGGCAGCTATTTCCCTCACCCTGACCGCCGTGGCTGGCGCACGGACCTTCACCGACAAGAATGGCCGCACCATGGAGGCGGAAATCGTGGCGAAACAGGGCGACCAAGTGCGCATCAAGCGTGCGGATGGCCAGCAGTTCACCGTGCCCGCCACCGCCTTCTCTCCGGAGGACCAAGAATACATCAAGACCTGGCAGACTCCCGCGACCGCATCGCTCACGCCCAGAACTCCCGCGAAACCCGGCGCTCCAGCCACGCCCGCAGCCGCACCCTCGGGTCCTGCCGACCCCCGCGTGAAGCCCGGGGCCGTGGTCGCCCTTGAGTTCCCCAGCCTGCCAAAGGACCACAACGGCAACACCGCCACCTGCAACGTACGCATTCCCGAGGACTACGACCCCACGAAGCCGGTGCCACTGCTGGTGTGGATTGCAGGCGGCAAGGGCGGCAACACCCCCAACGGCGGATTCTCGCTCGTGGACAAGGGGCACTACGCCATCGCCGCCCTCCCCTACCCTTCCACGGCCCCGACACCCGCCGATGCCCTCGACAACCCCAAGGACTTCGATGTCATCATCGACTATCACAAGGCCATGCTCGCCGATCTGGTGAAGCTGCTGCCCAACCTCGACCCAAAAATCCGCCTCGTGGCGGGGTTCAGCAACGGAGCCCACACTATCGGCACCAACATTTCGCGCGGTGAGGGCTATTTTATCGATCTCTTTAATGCCTTCATCATCATCGAAGGCGGCGGCAACAAGGTCGATGCGAAGAAAAAGCTCCGCGACAAATTCGCCTACCTCGCCTGGGGCAACGACCTCGCCAACAAAGGCGGCAAAAACTACATGGCCAGCTATGTCTGCAAGACCGTGAAGGACGCTCGCTTGCAGGTCACTGACCACGAAATGGATGGCGTGGGCCACGCCTTCCCGGACTCCGAGAAGGTGCTGGTGAAGGATTGGATTGAGAAGACCGTGGTGCCAGGGTTGGCGGCAGGGCCGAAGAAACCCTGA